The sequence TCACCCACATGTTGAGCAGAGCCGCGGCCAGCGGGATGGTCAGCGGACCCAGTTGTGGGACGGTCCCGCTGCGCAGCTCACGCACGTCGGGATCGACGGGTGCGCCGGCGCGCTTGGTCGCGAGGCTCGCAGTCCACACCACCACGCCCCAGCAAAACGCCGTCGCCAGGGCAGCAGCGGAGGCACCCTCGTGAACCAGTAGCGGCCCGTTGGCGATCAGCGACAGCACCCCGGCAACAAGAGCGACGCGCAGCGGCAAGTGTGCACTGGGTCCGCCGAGCGCGCTGGCAAGAGCGCCTCCTCCCGCGATCCCCGCCAAGAAAGCGAGCAGGATGACCGAAAACGCGTAGACGGAACTGCCGATCGTGCTGAGCAGGGCCCGAGTCCACACCACCTCGTACAGGAGCGAAACAAAGCCCGACACCGCGAAGACAACTCCTGCCGCGCGGATTACCGGCGCCGGCAAGGAGGGCTGTTCGGATCTGGAGCGGGGCCAGGCGCGGGGCCGGGGCGGCGGCTGCGCGGGCGACCGGAGTCCTTCATCTGTCGAGTGCGTGCCGCGGCAGCGTGACAGCACGATGATCGACATGCCTAACAGCGCATTGGCCAAAACCGCTACCAGGTTGGTTCGATGCATGCCCACGTGCGGTAGCAGCAGGAAACCCGCTACGAACACGCCGGCGAGCGCCCCGAAGGTGTTTACGGCGTAAAGGGTGCCCACACGCCGGCTCACCGCGTTCCGCTGCTCCGCGGGTCCTACGAAGTGCCGCGCAAGAAGCGGCAGGGTGGCACCCATCAGGGTGGTTGGCACGATCAGGATCGGCACGACACACACAAAGCGGGCGAAGACCAGCAGGGTCGCGTCAGCACCAAACTGGCGCAGCAACAGCGCGTTCACGTCAGCGAGGAAGCCGCCGGGGTGCACGAGCTCGGGCACGAGCAGACCGCAGCAGGCGATCGCCAGCTCGGCGAGCGCGTACAGGCGCAAGGGGGCAGCGATCGCATCGGCGTAACGACCGCACAGCCACGCGCCCAGGGCCAGGCCACCCATGAACACGCTGAGCACCGAGCTGACCGCGATGCTGGTCGAGCCAAACACATGCTGCAGCATCCGCGACCATATGAGCTGGAAGACGAGGCTCGAAGCGCCGGACAGGAAGAAGGCCGCGAGCGGAAGCAGGCGGTTCACTGGCTGCGTTCGATCCGGACTGGATGGGGGGCGCCGATCGGTTCCAATACGCCGGGCAAGTAGGCATCCCGTGGGGTGCATCTGTACCCGGGCAATCCCATGGGATTCAAACCGGTCGGCGCTCTTAGGGCGCCGCCTGAAGTGAGTGCCGCATCCGATCGAGCGCCTTGCCGTGCAGGCGGCTGGCCCACGACCTGGACATGCCCATCTCCTGCGCCATCTCGTCGAGACTGCGGCCTTCGAAGTAGAAACCACGCATCAGGACTTGCTCCCGCCCTGGGAGCGAGGAGAGCAGCCGGAGCGCGTGAGCCTGCTGGTCCCGGGCGATGAGCTTGGACTCGGGGCTTGGCGACTCGTCGATGGCTTCGGCGCCAGCGGCCGTACGGGCCATCGCGTAGGAGCATGCCATCCGGGACAGCACCCGCTGCATCACCGTCAAGGCTGCAGAGGGACTGCTGCGAGTCTCTTGGGAGCCCGCGCGCTCGCGAGCGGCACCTTCAGCCTCCGCGTCGAGCGTCTGCAGAGCTTTGAGCTGTGCATGAGCCCTCCTGGGCAAAGCAGCCATCGCGCGCACACCATCGATGATCGACCCTCGGATCCGGTAGTAAGCAA is a genomic window of Pseudomonadota bacterium containing:
- a CDS encoding sigma-70 family RNA polymerase sigma factor is translated as MKPDDEFVTEHAALVRSIALRIKRDLVLDCELDDLIAFGYRGLLEARGRFDAQRGVRFTSFAYYRIRGSIIDGVRAMAALPRRAHAQLKALQTLDAEAEGAARERAGSQETRSSPSAALTVMQRVLSRMACSYAMARTAAGAEAIDESPSPESKLIARDQQAHALRLLSSLPGREQVLMRGFYFEGRSLDEMAQEMGMSRSWASRLHGKALDRMRHSLQAAP